From one Brevundimonas sp. PAMC22021 genomic stretch:
- a CDS encoding helix-turn-helix domain-containing protein yields the protein MATDIDLHLGRRLRRRRRLLGLTQQQLALKVGIRFQQIQKYECGANRISAARLWELAEALETPVSYFYDGLAEAMERREAAANGDSFSRKETLDLIQAYYQLGERPRRRLLDLAKSLHTESDAA from the coding sequence ATGGCCACCGACATCGATCTTCACCTCGGCCGCCGGCTGCGGCGTCGGCGCCGCCTGCTCGGCCTGACCCAGCAGCAGTTGGCGCTCAAGGTCGGCATCCGCTTTCAGCAGATCCAGAAGTACGAGTGCGGCGCCAACCGCATCTCGGCCGCCCGCCTGTGGGAACTGGCCGAGGCGCTGGAGACGCCCGTCAGCTATTTCTATGACGGCCTGGCCGAGGCCATGGAGCGCAGGGAGGCCGCCGCGAACGGCGACTCCTTTTCCCGCAAGGAGACGCTGGACCTGATCCAGGCCTATTATCAGCTGGGCGAGCGACCACGCCGCCGCCTGCTCGATCTCGCCAAGTCGCTGCACACCGAAAGCGACGCCGCCTGA
- a CDS encoding GlsB/YeaQ/YmgE family stress response membrane protein yields the protein MGIIAWIIIGIVAGWLAEQIMGRNHGLLTNLIVGVVGALIGGFIANALGFAWGGWIGSTIVATIGAVILLFLLGLIKRR from the coding sequence ATGGGCATTATCGCCTGGATCATCATCGGCATCGTCGCGGGCTGGCTCGCGGAACAGATCATGGGCCGCAACCACGGCCTTCTCACCAACCTGATCGTCGGCGTCGTCGGCGCCCTGATCGGCGGTTTCATCGCCAACGCGCTGGGCTTCGCCTGGGGCGGCTGGATCGGCTCCACCATCGTCGCCACCATCGGCGCGGTGATCCTGCTGTTCCTGCTGGGCCTGATCAAGCGTCGCTAA
- a CDS encoding superoxide dismutase, with translation MTIKTAFLAGAAAVLMTSAPALAQDVPAAATPAPAAQPQSLTLTPGATVRGSDGAEIGKLVGAQNNASGEQELTVRGADGQVRAVPLPGIRQEGSDVVVGWSTAEYQAAPAVSGETAPAAPAASSAAPAQPSASDSTMPATPAVPDTAGPDAAEPAASPDASTVPEPTTPQ, from the coding sequence ATGACGATCAAGACCGCTTTCCTCGCTGGCGCAGCCGCCGTGCTGATGACCTCCGCACCCGCCCTGGCGCAGGACGTCCCCGCCGCGGCGACGCCAGCGCCGGCCGCTCAGCCGCAGAGCCTGACCCTGACGCCCGGCGCGACGGTGCGCGGCTCGGACGGCGCCGAGATCGGCAAGCTGGTCGGCGCCCAGAACAACGCTTCCGGCGAGCAGGAACTGACGGTGCGCGGTGCGGATGGTCAGGTGCGCGCCGTGCCGCTGCCCGGCATCCGTCAGGAAGGTTCGGACGTGGTTGTCGGCTGGTCCACCGCCGAATATCAGGCCGCGCCTGCAGTCAGCGGCGAAACCGCTCCCGCCGCTCCGGCTGCGAGCTCGGCCGCCCCGGCCCAGCCTTCGGCTTCCGACTCGACCATGCCGGCCACGCCGGCCGTGCCGGACACTGCAGGCCCGGACGCCGCCGAGCCCGCGGCTTCGCCCGACGCCTCGACCGTGCCGGAGCCGACCACGCCTCAGTAA
- a CDS encoding phosphatidylglycerol lysyltransferase domain-containing protein has protein sequence MFAVLAFLAGSLMLASAMTPAFTDRLRLLSGAAPPLLIDLSHFAASVAGFLLLILSAGLWRRRRGAYWAALVVLLGGAVFSLLKGLDWEEAAALLAVALMLFPCREAFRRRSRLAEPLRPSWLMLVCVAVLAMLWLGLFAYRGVDLSTELWWTFLVDRQVSGFVRDGTALALLTLVAAALSLMAAPGASSHGPASALDLARARAALELADQSTPEAWLAMLGDKALLFSPSGRSFIAYRVRGRRWIAMGGPAGARSEARDLLWTFAELADSYGGSAVFYSIGESLLGDVATMGFAVRKVGETALVDAARFTTEGKGKQNLRTALNRAEREGASFEVLPPGSATPLAEELRQVSNAWLGLHQGEEKAFSLGRFDPDYLDLTPLAVVREEGRIVAFANILMGEGPAREAAIDLMRHSPDGPHGVMDYLFVRCIQWARAEGLAAMDLGMAPLAGLEDRRLAPVFARVGALVFEEGGALYGFQGLRSYKAKFFPDWKPRFIAAPISTPLPLALLDVALLSSGGWPGLLGLRRRI, from the coding sequence GTGTTCGCGGTGCTGGCCTTTCTGGCCGGATCGCTGATGCTTGCATCCGCCATGACGCCGGCGTTCACCGACCGGCTGCGTCTGCTGTCCGGCGCTGCGCCGCCGCTGCTGATCGACCTGTCGCACTTCGCCGCCAGCGTGGCCGGCTTTCTGTTGCTGATCCTGTCGGCGGGCCTGTGGCGCAGGCGACGCGGGGCCTACTGGGCGGCCCTGGTCGTGCTGCTGGGCGGCGCGGTCTTCTCCTTGCTGAAGGGCCTGGACTGGGAAGAGGCGGCGGCGCTGCTGGCCGTCGCCCTGATGCTGTTTCCATGTCGGGAGGCGTTTCGCCGACGCTCGCGCCTGGCCGAGCCGCTTCGGCCTTCATGGCTGATGCTGGTCTGTGTTGCGGTATTGGCCATGCTGTGGCTCGGCCTGTTCGCCTATCGCGGCGTCGATCTCTCGACCGAGCTGTGGTGGACCTTTCTGGTGGATCGCCAGGTGTCCGGCTTTGTCCGCGACGGCACGGCGCTGGCGCTGCTGACGCTGGTGGCGGCGGCCCTGTCGCTGATGGCGGCGCCCGGCGCCAGCAGCCACGGCCCGGCCTCCGCGCTCGATCTGGCGCGGGCGCGAGCGGCGCTGGAACTGGCCGACCAGTCGACGCCGGAGGCCTGGCTGGCCATGCTGGGCGACAAGGCGTTGTTGTTCAGCCCGTCGGGCCGCAGCTTCATTGCCTATCGCGTCCGGGGTCGGCGCTGGATCGCCATGGGCGGACCGGCGGGCGCCAGATCAGAGGCGCGCGACCTGCTGTGGACCTTTGCGGAACTGGCGGACTCCTACGGCGGCTCGGCGGTGTTCTATTCGATCGGCGAGAGCCTGCTGGGGGACGTCGCCACCATGGGGTTCGCGGTGCGCAAAGTCGGCGAGACCGCCCTGGTGGACGCCGCCCGCTTCACCACCGAGGGCAAGGGCAAGCAGAACCTGCGCACCGCACTGAACCGCGCCGAGCGGGAGGGGGCGAGCTTCGAGGTCCTGCCGCCGGGGTCGGCCACGCCGTTGGCCGAGGAGTTGCGCCAGGTCTCCAATGCCTGGCTTGGGCTGCACCAGGGCGAGGAGAAGGCCTTTTCGCTCGGCCGCTTCGATCCCGACTATCTGGATCTGACGCCGCTGGCGGTGGTGCGGGAGGAGGGCCGGATCGTCGCCTTCGCCAACATCCTGATGGGCGAGGGGCCGGCGCGCGAGGCCGCCATCGACCTGATGCGCCACAGCCCCGACGGTCCGCATGGCGTGATGGATTATCTGTTCGTGCGCTGCATCCAATGGGCCAGGGCGGAGGGGTTGGCGGCGATGGACCTCGGCATGGCGCCGCTGGCGGGGCTGGAAGATCGCCGCCTCGCCCCGGTGTTCGCCCGGGTCGGCGCCCTGGTGTTCGAGGAAGGGGGCGCCCTCTACGGCTTCCAGGGCCTGCGCAGCTACAAGGCGAAGTTCTTTCCCGACTGGAAGCCGCGCTTCATCGCCGCGCCGATTTCGACGCCGCTGCCGCTGGCCCTGCTGGACGTGGCCTTGCTGAGCAGCGGCGGCTGGCCGGGGCTGCTGGGGCTCCGGCGCAGAATCTAG
- the prmC gene encoding peptide chain release factor N(5)-glutamine methyltransferase, giving the protein MTDAASSAAPTLLTAWKAAQARLKQGAVDSPAIDARLLLEAAAGATRTDILTDPYRAMSADQLLAYDAMIERRLRREPVSRILGRKGFWKIMLNVTPDVLSPRPDTETIMDVALAAFPQGEAFQMIDLGTGSGAILLAVLSERPAAKGVGTDISSEALAVARENAANLDLDGRATFLRTEWATGFGDHSFDFVASNPPYIPTGDIAGLDPEVRDHDPVLALDGGPDGLQAYRDLAPEILRILKPGGVFAVEIGWDQGPAVKALFEEAGLLGVKVVKDLSDRDRVVTNGPDPRTTPIPKA; this is encoded by the coding sequence ATGACCGACGCCGCATCCTCCGCCGCCCCGACCCTGCTGACCGCCTGGAAGGCGGCGCAAGCGCGCCTGAAGCAGGGCGCGGTCGACAGCCCCGCCATCGACGCCCGCCTGCTGCTGGAGGCGGCGGCCGGCGCCACCCGCACCGACATCCTGACCGATCCCTACCGCGCGATGAGCGCCGATCAGCTGCTTGCCTATGACGCCATGATCGAGCGGCGGCTGCGGCGCGAGCCGGTGTCGCGCATCCTGGGGCGCAAGGGCTTCTGGAAGATCATGCTGAACGTCACCCCCGACGTGCTCAGCCCCCGCCCCGACACCGAAACCATCATGGACGTGGCCCTGGCCGCCTTTCCGCAGGGCGAGGCGTTCCAGATGATCGACCTGGGCACCGGCTCGGGCGCGATCCTGCTGGCCGTGCTCAGCGAGCGCCCGGCGGCCAAGGGCGTCGGTACAGACATCTCGTCGGAAGCTCTGGCCGTGGCGCGAGAGAATGCGGCGAACCTCGACCTCGACGGCCGCGCGACCTTTCTGCGCACGGAGTGGGCGACGGGCTTTGGCGATCACAGCTTCGACTTCGTGGCGTCCAATCCGCCCTACATTCCGACAGGCGACATCGCCGGCCTGGACCCGGAGGTGCGCGACCACGACCCGGTGCTGGCGCTGGATGGCGGGCCGGACGGCCTGCAGGCCTATCGCGACCTGGCGCCGGAGATCCTGCGCATCCTGAAGCCGGGCGGCGTGTTCGCGGTCGAGATCGGCTGGGACCAGGGACCGGCGGTCAAGGCTCTGTTCGAAGAGGCGGGCCTGCTGGGCGTCAAGGTGGTCAAGGACCTGTCGGACCGCGACCGCGTGGTCACCAACGGCCCCGACCCACGCACCACGCCGATCCCCAAGGCCTAG
- a CDS encoding YihY/virulence factor BrkB family protein, producing MSQRPPSVIDSLRLRARAFRSPPRRAPSVARFVGAAAGGLAAGAGAAHLLYTQGHKIGLDLREKVPPPEPPKAMEPHDYDAHEPGRGRMAQRPHHIPLKGWVDILWRTGAAYNGDRVGFVAGGVTFFTLLSLFPILGSFVTIYGLFADPAGAWERLQFLNGLLPANVATFVGDQMQRLAENSSSDLTITLIWTLALSLWSANGAVKTLFYGLNVAYHEVEKRNIIKYNLICLAFTLGGILAVLTLAGLVVGVPVVLALFGLQEEWAYVAWLRWPVLLLCYMGALALIYRFGPCRQRARWSWLTPGAIFAAVVSVTISLLFSWYLSTFVKTDSYGPLAAVMGVLLWIWISSQVILMGAELNAEVEHQTAVDTTTGRPEPLGGRGATVADTVGARRGNPAALAFTMKHAEEIANKVTKRKHQPKPPSS from the coding sequence ATGAGCCAGCGCCCCCCTTCCGTCATCGACAGCCTGCGCCTGCGCGCCCGCGCCTTTCGGTCGCCGCCGAGGCGCGCACCCAGCGTCGCCCGGTTCGTGGGTGCGGCGGCGGGCGGGCTGGCGGCCGGCGCGGGCGCGGCGCACCTGCTCTATACCCAGGGCCACAAGATCGGCCTGGACCTGCGTGAAAAGGTCCCGCCGCCCGAGCCGCCCAAGGCCATGGAGCCGCACGACTACGACGCGCATGAGCCCGGCCGCGGGCGGATGGCGCAGCGACCCCACCACATTCCGCTAAAGGGCTGGGTCGACATCCTGTGGCGGACGGGCGCGGCCTACAACGGCGACCGCGTGGGCTTTGTCGCGGGCGGCGTGACCTTTTTCACCCTGCTGTCGCTGTTCCCGATCCTGGGTTCGTTTGTCACTATCTATGGCCTGTTCGCCGATCCGGCGGGCGCGTGGGAGCGGCTGCAGTTCCTGAACGGCCTGTTGCCCGCGAACGTGGCTACCTTTGTCGGCGACCAGATGCAGCGCCTGGCCGAGAACTCCAGCAGCGACCTGACCATCACCCTGATCTGGACCCTGGCGCTGTCGCTGTGGAGCGCCAACGGGGCGGTCAAGACGCTGTTCTACGGGTTGAACGTCGCCTATCACGAGGTCGAGAAGCGCAACATCATCAAATACAACCTGATCTGCCTGGCGTTCACGCTGGGCGGCATTCTGGCGGTGCTGACGCTGGCGGGCCTGGTGGTGGGCGTGCCGGTGGTGCTGGCCCTGTTCGGCCTGCAGGAGGAGTGGGCCTATGTCGCCTGGCTGCGCTGGCCGGTGCTGCTGCTGTGCTACATGGGGGCGCTGGCGCTGATCTACCGCTTCGGCCCGTGCCGGCAGAGGGCGCGCTGGTCCTGGCTGACGCCCGGGGCCATTTTCGCGGCGGTGGTCAGCGTGACGATCTCGCTGCTGTTCAGCTGGTACCTGTCGACATTCGTCAAGACCGACAGCTATGGGCCGCTGGCGGCGGTCATGGGCGTGCTGCTGTGGATCTGGATCTCGTCGCAGGTGATCCTGATGGGCGCCGAGCTGAACGCCGAGGTGGAGCACCAGACGGCGGTGGACACCACAACCGGTCGGCCCGAGCCGCTGGGCGGGCGGGGCGCCACCGTGGCCGACACCGTGGGCGCCCGACGCGGCAACCCGGCGGCGCTGGCCTTTACGATGAAGCACGCCGAGGAGATCGCCAACAAGGTGACCAAGCGCAAGCATCAGCCGAAGCCTCCATCATCCTGA
- a CDS encoding thioredoxin family protein yields MTAKGWMAVAAACAIGVLATSGEAAPRRTAERPVVVELFTAQGCGGCPEANAAVEEAAETAGVIALTYGVDYWDYLGWRDTFAKPAFSARQRAYRSAMRLRGVSTPQVVIGGRSQVSGAREPELETAIQREAARETWPPEIEFRETGRQVGVGSGRAPTGGAEVVAVTYRPGPQVVEVARGDNRGQTVRHMNVVREITRLGDWRGRPVLFDLPATATGEETVVMVQGKSDRRILGAASSR; encoded by the coding sequence ATGACTGCAAAGGGCTGGATGGCGGTTGCGGCCGCTTGCGCGATCGGCGTGCTTGCGACCTCGGGCGAGGCCGCGCCGCGCCGCACGGCCGAGCGGCCGGTGGTGGTGGAGCTGTTCACCGCCCAAGGATGCGGCGGTTGCCCCGAGGCCAACGCCGCGGTGGAAGAGGCGGCCGAAACGGCCGGCGTGATCGCCCTGACCTATGGCGTCGATTATTGGGACTATCTCGGCTGGCGCGACACCTTCGCCAAGCCCGCCTTCAGCGCGCGGCAACGGGCCTATCGGTCGGCCATGCGGCTGCGCGGCGTATCGACGCCGCAGGTGGTGATCGGCGGACGCAGCCAGGTCTCCGGCGCGCGCGAGCCCGAGCTGGAAACCGCCATCCAGCGCGAGGCGGCGCGCGAAACCTGGCCGCCTGAGATCGAGTTCCGCGAGACCGGCCGCCAGGTCGGGGTCGGCTCCGGTCGGGCGCCGACCGGCGGGGCCGAGGTGGTGGCCGTCACCTACCGGCCGGGTCCACAGGTGGTCGAGGTCGCGCGCGGCGACAACCGAGGCCAGACCGTGCGGCACATGAACGTGGTGCGCGAGATCACGCGCCTGGGCGACTGGCGGGGACGGCCCGTGCTGTTCGACCTGCCCGCCACGGCGACGGGCGAGGAGACGGTGGTGATGGTGCAGGGCAAGTCCGACCGCCGCATCCTGGGCGCCGCCTCCAGCCGGTGA
- a CDS encoding phosphotransferase family protein, whose amino-acid sequence MTEPHDDAQAAFSGVRPVDPRHALDEAALDRWLSAHVEGYAGPLTIQQFKGGQSNPTYRLTTPSRTYVLRRKPSGALLASAHAVDREFRVISALSAHGFPVARPYALCEDEGVIGSVFYVMAEVQGRIFWDLKLPGLQPPERRAIYQAQVETLARLHAFDPATLDLSDFGRAGNYFERQVSRWTKQYRASETEPVSAMDRLIAFLPDSLPPDGETRIVHGDFRLDNLILAPDAAEVRAVLDWELSTLGDPMADVSYLLIAWAIPASLRNGLAGADLEALGIPSVEEMVDLYAAQTGARPANLPWLFAYNLFRLAAICQGIAGRVRDGTAASDHARAMAAQVQPLADAAWGWARKAGA is encoded by the coding sequence GTGACCGAGCCTCACGACGATGCACAGGCCGCCTTCTCCGGCGTCCGCCCGGTCGATCCGCGCCATGCGCTGGACGAGGCGGCGCTGGACCGCTGGCTGTCGGCCCATGTCGAGGGCTACGCCGGCCCGCTGACGATCCAGCAGTTCAAGGGCGGCCAGTCGAACCCGACCTATCGGCTGACCACGCCCAGCCGGACCTATGTTCTGCGGCGCAAACCGAGCGGCGCCTTGCTGGCCTCGGCCCATGCGGTGGATCGCGAGTTCCGCGTCATCTCGGCCCTGTCCGCGCACGGCTTCCCCGTCGCCCGCCCCTACGCCCTGTGCGAGGACGAGGGCGTGATCGGCTCGGTCTTCTATGTCATGGCGGAGGTTCAGGGCCGGATCTTCTGGGACCTGAAGCTGCCCGGCCTGCAGCCGCCCGAGCGTCGCGCCATCTACCAGGCCCAGGTCGAGACGCTGGCGCGCCTGCACGCCTTTGATCCGGCCACCCTCGATCTTTCCGACTTCGGCCGCGCCGGCAACTATTTCGAACGCCAGGTCTCGCGCTGGACCAAACAGTACCGCGCCTCCGAAACCGAGCCCGTGTCGGCCATGGACCGGCTGATCGCCTTTCTGCCCGACAGCCTGCCGCCGGACGGCGAGACCCGCATCGTCCATGGCGACTTCCGCCTCGACAACCTGATCCTGGCGCCCGACGCGGCCGAGGTGCGGGCGGTGCTGGACTGGGAGCTGTCGACCCTGGGCGACCCGATGGCCGACGTCTCCTATCTGCTGATCGCCTGGGCCATCCCGGCGTCCCTGCGCAATGGTCTCGCCGGAGCCGACCTGGAGGCGCTGGGCATTCCGTCCGTCGAGGAGATGGTCGATCTGTATGCGGCGCAGACGGGCGCCCGACCGGCGAACCTGCCGTGGCTGTTCGCCTACAACCTGTTCCGGCTGGCGGCCATCTGCCAAGGCATCGCCGGGCGGGTGCGCGACGGCACCGCCGCCTCCGACCACGCCCGCGCCATGGCGGCCCAGGTCCAGCCGCTGGCCGACGCCGCCTGGGGCTGGGCCAGAAAGGCCGGCGCCTGA
- the glpK gene encoding glycerol kinase GlpK, which translates to MSLILAIDQGTTSTRAIAFEVRNGDLQPVAVSQIELTQHFPRSGWVEHDAGEIWRATLQTCREAATKAGGAARFSSIGITNQRETAVIWDAATGEPLHRAIVWQDRRTADVTARLTAEGHEPGVQAATGLILDPYFSAAKFAWLLDAIPDGRARARQGEIRLGTIDSWLIWKLTGGRVHATDASNAARTSLMDLETLQWRPDLCALFDVPIEALPDIHACAGLIGETEPSLFGRALPICGSAGDQQAALVGHGALKAGDAKITYGTGAFLVANVGQTPVASTRRLLGTLGYQANGVTAYALEGSIFSAGSAIQWLRDGVGLLGESRQSEAMAQSLPDNGGVYLVPGFTGLGAPWWRPDARGTIVGLTRDAGPAHFVRAALEALAYQTRDLLDALSADGAPPLTTLKVDGGVTANSFAMQFIADICEVEVVRPAFQEMTALGAARLAALGCGLIDDLEARPSEAPAVWRTRMGHEDRQRLLQGWRRAVRAAMVAAGDDGESAR; encoded by the coding sequence ATGAGCCTGATCCTCGCCATCGACCAGGGCACCACCTCGACCCGCGCCATCGCCTTTGAGGTGCGGAACGGTGACCTACAGCCGGTCGCCGTCAGCCAGATCGAGCTGACGCAGCACTTCCCCCGCTCCGGCTGGGTCGAGCACGACGCCGGCGAGATCTGGAGGGCCACGCTGCAGACCTGCCGGGAGGCGGCGACCAAGGCGGGCGGCGCCGCGCGCTTCTCGTCCATCGGCATCACCAATCAGCGCGAGACGGCGGTGATCTGGGACGCCGCGACCGGCGAGCCCCTGCACCGCGCCATCGTCTGGCAGGACCGCCGCACCGCCGACGTCACCGCCCGCCTGACGGCAGAGGGTCACGAGCCGGGGGTTCAGGCCGCGACCGGACTGATTCTCGATCCCTATTTCTCGGCCGCCAAGTTCGCCTGGCTGCTGGACGCGATCCCGGACGGACGCGCTCGCGCCCGGCAGGGCGAGATCCGGCTCGGCACGATCGACAGCTGGCTGATCTGGAAGCTGACCGGCGGGCGCGTCCACGCCACCGACGCCTCGAACGCCGCCCGCACCTCGCTGATGGACCTTGAGACGCTGCAATGGCGGCCGGACCTGTGCGCGCTGTTCGACGTGCCGATCGAGGCGCTGCCGGACATCCACGCTTGCGCCGGTCTGATCGGCGAGACCGAGCCGTCGCTGTTTGGCCGCGCCCTGCCGATCTGCGGCTCGGCCGGCGACCAGCAGGCCGCGCTGGTCGGCCACGGCGCGCTGAAGGCCGGCGACGCCAAGATCACCTACGGCACCGGCGCCTTCCTGGTCGCGAATGTGGGCCAGACGCCCGTCGCCTCCACCCGCCGACTGCTGGGCACGCTCGGCTATCAGGCGAACGGCGTCACCGCCTATGCTCTGGAGGGCTCCATCTTCTCGGCCGGTTCGGCCATCCAGTGGCTGCGCGACGGCGTGGGCCTGCTGGGCGAGTCCCGCCAGTCCGAGGCCATGGCGCAGAGCCTGCCCGACAACGGCGGCGTCTATCTGGTTCCCGGCTTTACCGGTCTGGGCGCGCCCTGGTGGAGGCCGGATGCGCGGGGCACGATCGTGGGGCTGACGCGCGACGCCGGCCCCGCCCACTTCGTCCGCGCCGCGCTTGAGGCGCTGGCCTATCAGACGCGCGACCTTCTGGACGCCCTCTCCGCCGACGGAGCCCCGCCGCTGACCACGCTGAAGGTAGACGGCGGGGTCACCGCGAACAGCTTCGCCATGCAATTCATCGCCGACATCTGCGAAGTGGAGGTGGTGCGGCCGGCCTTTCAGGAGATGACGGCGCTGGGCGCGGCCCGGCTGGCTGCGCTCGGCTGCGGCCTGATCGACGACCTGGAGGCGCGGCCCAGCGAGGCGCCGGCGGTGTGGCGTACCCGCATGGGGCATGAGGACCGCCAGCGTCTGCTGCAGGGCTGGCGTCGTGCGGTGCGGGCCGCCATGGTCGCGGCTGGAGACGATGGGGAGAGCGCCCGGTGA
- a CDS encoding threonine/serine dehydratase: MRTTPPSFDGVLDAALQIAGVAVRTPLIESPALNERLGGRVLMKAETFQRVGAFKFRGAYNRISRLSEDERQRGVVAFSSGNHAQGVAAAAALIGTPSVIVMPSDSPRVKVEGVLGFGGEVRMYDRWTESREEIGAALALERGCVLVPPFDDPFVIEGQGTVGLELLEQADAPVDQLLCGASGGGLIAGINLVMAERSPDTRVMVVEPEAFDDTARSLQAGERIGHPVGAPSICDALMSPMPGELTFPINRRLAGAMTVSDAEVAEAMRFAFSQLKLVVEPGGAVSLAALLAGKAETRGLTTAIVLSGGNVDPGLFASIIEGRFPH; encoded by the coding sequence ATGCGCACCACCCCTCCCAGCTTCGATGGCGTCCTCGACGCCGCCCTTCAGATCGCCGGCGTCGCCGTGCGTACTCCCCTGATCGAGAGCCCGGCCCTGAACGAGCGTCTTGGCGGACGCGTGCTGATGAAGGCGGAAACCTTTCAACGAGTCGGCGCTTTCAAATTTCGCGGCGCCTATAACCGCATCAGCCGGCTGAGCGAGGACGAGCGCCAGAGAGGCGTGGTCGCCTTCTCGTCCGGCAATCATGCGCAAGGCGTGGCGGCGGCTGCGGCGCTGATCGGGACACCCTCCGTGATCGTCATGCCGTCGGACTCGCCGCGCGTGAAGGTGGAGGGGGTGCTCGGCTTCGGCGGCGAGGTGAGGATGTACGACCGCTGGACCGAGAGCCGCGAGGAGATCGGGGCGGCCTTGGCTTTGGAGCGCGGCTGCGTGCTGGTGCCGCCGTTCGACGATCCGTTCGTCATCGAGGGGCAGGGCACGGTGGGGCTTGAGCTGCTGGAACAGGCGGACGCGCCCGTGGACCAGCTGCTGTGCGGCGCCTCGGGCGGCGGGCTGATCGCCGGCATCAATCTGGTCATGGCCGAGCGAAGCCCGGACACGCGCGTGATGGTGGTCGAGCCGGAGGCGTTCGACGACACCGCAAGGTCGCTGCAGGCCGGCGAACGCATCGGCCATCCCGTGGGTGCGCCATCGATCTGCGACGCGCTTATGTCGCCTATGCCCGGCGAGCTGACCTTTCCCATCAACCGACGGCTGGCGGGCGCGATGACTGTGTCGGACGCGGAAGTCGCCGAGGCGATGCGGTTCGCCTTCAGTCAGCTGAAGCTGGTGGTGGAGCCGGGCGGGGCGGTGTCGCTGGCGGCGCTGTTGGCGGGGAAGGCGGAGACGCGCGGCCTGACGACCGCCATTGTCCTGTCCGGCGGCAATGTCGATCCCGGCCTGTTCGCCAGCATCATCGAAGGCCGCTTTCCCCACTGA